TATAGATCGTGCCTTGGTAGTGGTAGATTTACCTTTTGGAAGTTACCAAAGTGATCCAAAAGAAGCCTTACGTTCTGCTATTAGAATTATGAAAGAAAGCGGTGGGCATGCTGTAAAATTAGAAGGTGGTAAAGAAATTAAAGAATCTATAAAACGAATTTTGAATGCTGGTATTCCTGTTATGGGACATTTAGGTTTAACACCACAGTCTATTTATAAATTCGGCACTTACACCGTTCGTGCTAAAGAAGAACAAGAAGCTGCAGATTTGATTGAGGATGCCAAATTACTTGAACGTATTGGTTGTTTTGCTATTGTGCTTGAAAAAATACCTGCAAAACTAGCCCAAGAAGTAGCTGAAAGTGTGAGTATCCCTATTATTGGTATTGGTGCTGGAAATGGTGTTGATGGACAAGTTTTAGTATTACACGACATGTTAGGCATGACACATGAATTTCATCCGCGCTTTTTACGTCGTTATATGAATTTATATGAAGACATGACCAATGCTATTTCACAATATGTTGAAGATGTAAAAGCAGTGGACTTCCCTAATGATAATGAACAATATTAATAGGCATCAGGCATCAGGCAAAAATAATATTCGTGAATTAGTGGTTGAAAAAATACTTTCCAATAAAAACAATCTTCAAGTTTTATTTGAAGACAACCATATTATTGTAGTAAACAAACGAGCTGGCGATATTGTGCAAGGGGACAAAACCGGTGATAAACCATTAAGTGAGGTTGTTAAAAGTTATATAAAAGACAAATACAAAAAACCTGGAAATGTCTATTTAGGAGTTGTACATCGTTTAGACCGACCTACCACAGGTCTTGTTATATTTGCAAAGACAAGCAAAGTGCTTCCCCGATTAAATGCTTTATTTGTTTCAAAAGATATTGATAAAACCTATTGGGCCATTGTAAAAAATGACCCACCGAAAGTTGAAGACACTTTAATTAATTGGCTGAAAAAAAATCCTAAAAACAACAAATCTACTGCTTACCCAAAAGAAGTAAAAGATAGTAAAAAAGCCATTCTTCATTATAAAATATTAAAGAAATTAGACCTTTATTTTCTACTTGAAATTAATTTAGAAACGGGTAGACACCACCAAATACGTTCTCAATTATCAAATATTGGTTGCCCCATAAAAGGCGATTTAAAGTACGGTTTCAATAGAAGCAACAGTGATGCCAGCATCCATTTACATGCCAGACACATTACCTTCACGCATCCTGTAAAATTAGAGGTTATAACTATTACTGCTCCTTTACCTAATGATTCTATTTGGAATACTTGCAACGGTTAATTTCATATCTTTATAAAAAAACATTTTGGATAGCATTAGCAACATTGTTTCGTCTCAAAAAACATTTTTTAACTCACAAAAAACAAAATCGGTTACAAGCAGATTGGTTTATTTGAACGCTTTAAAAAATGAAATTCTTTCAAAAGAACATGCTATTTATGAAGCATTGTATAAAGACTTTAAAAAATCAGAGTTTGAAACCTTTATTAGTGAGTTTGGTCTCGTAATATCTCAACTAAATTTGGTGATTAAAAATCTAAACAAATGGGCAAAACCACAACAGGTTAAATCCTCTATCTTAACATTCCCTTCAAAAGATTATATCTATAAAGAGCCTTACGGAAACGTGTTGGTTATTTCTCCATGGAATTACCCTTTTTTATTAGCTCTAGAGCCACTTATTATGGCCGTTGCCGCAGGAAATACAGTAGTTTTAAAACCAAGTGAACTTACCAAACATACCTCGCAAATATTAACCGATATCATTAAAACCGTTTTTCCTGAAGACTATATTACCTCTGTACAAGGCGATGCACATGTAGCCACAGAATTACTAAGTCAAAAATGGGGTTATATTTTCTTTACAGGAAGTGTCTCTGTTGGTAAAATAGTAGCTGAAGCAGCAGCCAAACACTTGACCCCTGTTACTTTAGAATTAGGTGGTAAATCGCCCTGTATTATTGATGATACCGCCAACTTAAAACTTACAGCAAAACGTTTAGTTTGGGGTAAGTTTTTTAATGCCGGGCAAACATGTATTGCACCCGATTATGTTATAATTAAACGCCATATAAAAAAAGAATTTATCGAACTTTTAAAAGAAGAGATAACCCAATTTTATGGAGAAAATCCAAAAGAATCTATAGATTATCCAAGAATTATAAATACTAAAAACACCCTGTGTTTAGCAAAAATGTTAAAAGACAACCATGTTATTTTTGGAGGAACTATAGATGAAACGGATAACTACGTTGCTCCTACTTTAATTGATGAACCAGCATTAGACAGTGAAGTAATGCGTTCTGAAATTTTTGGTCCCATTTTACCCATTCTAACTTATGACACTGAAAAAGATATAGAAAGCATCATTACTAATTTTGAAAAACCATTGGCGTTGTATACTTTTTCGAGTAACAAAACTTTTATAAACCATATATTAAATACCTATAGTTTTGGTGGTGGCGTAGTGAATGACGTTTTAATTCATTTTAGTAACCATAGGCTACCATTTGGAGGCGTTGGTACTAGTGGTATGGGGGTTTATCATGGCAAGCATGGATTTGATACTTTTTCACATGATAAATCTGTTATAAAGCGAGGGACTTGGCTAGACCCAACTACACGATATGCTCCTTACAAACAAAACTTTGGGTTTATAAAAAAACTATTTAATTTCTTTTCTTAGATGTCAAAAGGGTAATTAATTACTAATTTAACACCTTTATTTGGTTGTGATGTTAAATCTAGCTTTGCTTTTACAAGTGCCGCTCTACTTTTCATATTAATTAATCCCGAACCTTTTTCAACGGTATTAATATCAAACCCTTTACCGTCATCTGTTGCAGTAATAATCAGCTGTTTTGGTTGATAATCTAAAATAATATTTAAGTTTTTTGCCTCGGAATATTTCACGGAATTTGATAAAAATTCTTGAAGGATTCTAAATATTATAATCTCATGTTTTCTGTTGATGAACTCAATTTTATCACCTATCATCTTTAGTTCTGCTGACGTGAATTTCATCTTTTTTAATCGATTCAATTCATTAGTTATAGATTTTTCAAAACCTATATTTAAAACAACTTCATTGTTTAAGGTTTTAGATAATTGGCGTACTTCTGCTAAACTTTCTTTAAGTGCATCGGAAGTGTCTTTAAATTTATCTTTAACATCATCGGCTACTTGCATTTTTAAAATACTTAATTGCATACTTGCAAAAGAGAGTAACTGACCAATATTATCATGTAATTCCCAACCAATATTTTTTAAAGTTTGCTCCTGTGTTTCAGTCTGTGCTTGAGTAATTTCTGCTTCAAAAGCTTGTTGTTGTTTTACTCTCTCAAGGAGTAATTTGTTTTTACGTTTTAAAAACACTACAAAAAAAATAATTACTAACGTAGTTACAATAACCAACACGGATATCATGTAAATAAGCAAATACCTCTCGGAAGCGGTACTAGTTAATCGTTCTGTGGTCTGCACCATATTAAAGCAAATGTAAAAATTGAGTACATGAATATATTAGCAAATAAATAGATTTGCCATCTTAAAAAAATAAAAGTCCAGTCTCTATTTGAATTTCCTGATTCGTATACGAAATAGACATCATAAAAAACTATTGGTGTAATAATTAACCACCAAATAAAAATTGCTGCACTAATATAAAAATTTATAGATTTATAAAATGTTAGAATTCTATCACTTTGTAAGGTTTCTAAAAAGTATAATACCGTACATAAAAAAATGACCAAAGCTCCTAAAATGCTAATTACTGTAAAAAACGTGTGAAAAAACCTATTCCAATTAAAAACAATATAAAATATAGAAACAGCTAAAAAAGCATAACTTCCAAACTTAATAATATCTTTAAAAATTTTGGTTTTTAAAACTTTCACATAATAGAAAGAAAAGAACATAATAGCTCCTATCTTCCAAAACATAGTGGTCCACCAATGATTTGTTTCTATTTTAGTTCCCATTAAAAAATTCAGAAACCTGTCTTTGCGAACATAAGTTGTGTATCTTCCTATTAACTCACAAAGAGTTAAATAAATCAAAAAATAAATAAAATATTTAGCAGTACTATTTTTATATTTCCTAAAAAAAAACACACCAGTTAAGGCTGCAAGCACCTCAACCAAGTGTGTTATTAAAAAATAATTTTTTAATAAAAAGTCTTCCACTAGAAATTAATGAGGATACCCATCGTTACCTCCAGTACCTTCATTTAAAGGATCTACAGGGATATTTTCATGTTTATTACCAGCACCAAGTAAACTTGGAACATTACTAGCTTCAGATGTTTTTTCATGACCTGTTGGCACAATAAACATGGTATTTCGGTTTCTCTTACTTGGTATTGAACTTTTACCATAATTACCTAAATAAATACGAACTCCCGTCATAGTATAACCTACACTATCCGATTGATGTTTTGCATAATACAAATAGTCTTCAACATCTTTTAAAGTCCACATAACAGAACGCATAGCTTTTCTTGGTCCTTCCACATCAATAAGTGAATCAATCTCAGTATCATTGTTATGAGCCCAATTAGCACTTAGTTTTTCAGCTTCTAAAATTGTAATGACTCCTGTTGGCCTATCAATTTCAATAGTTTCTTGGTTCACGAAGCGCGGGCAAAAATAATAAGTTAACCCAGCTCCAATAATAAATCCCAAAATAATGTACATTAGTTTTTTCATGTTTTTAATTTTACGTGATTAATAGCTGCTTAAAAATAGTAAAAATATTTAATGTATGTAAGATTAAGTTTTCTGAAATGAAAATTCATCGATAAATTATGTTGCAAACCCACACCTACTGTAAATAACCAATAACCATTAATAGATTCCAACACAAAAAGTTCTATATTTTAAAAACACTTGTTGGGCTTCTGAAATCCCAAAGAAAATGAACACTTGCATGCAAAAAGAAAAGTAGGGGAGTCAAGTAATCAGCGTACCTCTATAAAATACTAGTATTTTATAGAGGTACGCTGATTTATAGAAACTAATCTTTATTTTAATAATAACTTTTTAATTTCTTCTAACTCTTTTTCAATGGCTAGCTGCTTCAACTTTAAAGCTTCGTTTTCCGATTTTAAGACTTTAATTTCTTCGGTTTGTTCTTGAATAGCTTTAACCATTGGAGACATTAAATCATTATACCTAACACTTAGCATTCCTTCATCATCTACTGTTATAATGCTACTATTTTTTATGCCGCTATTTTTTAAGGCCTCTCTCAACTCTTGAGCAATAAAGCCATATTCGAGTTTATCAGTTTCATTATTATTTCGGTAATAAGACACTGGGCGTAATTTGTTTATGAAATCTAAACCTAAATTAGAATTTTCAATCGTGTTTTTCAATCTTGCATCTGATGTGACAGACCATGCAACTTGGACTCCTGCGTAAAAAATATATTCGTTACCAATACGCACTTGATTACTTGCAGTAGCCGTTGGTACTTGAGCCCAAGATCCAATAACTATATTATTATGTCCAGTTGTAGTACTTGAAGCATTGTAGCCGATTGCTATATTTTGTTGCCCTGTTGTATTTGACTTAAGTGATAAGTAACCAATTGCCGTATTGTGAGTTCCGGTTGTATTTGCACTAAGTGCCTCAGTTCCTACTGCGGTATTATGAGTTCCAGTTGTATTGAGTTGAAGCGAGTTTTCACCCATTGCTGTGTTGAACCCCCCTGTTGTATTCCCTTGTAGAGATTGATATCCTATTGCTGTATTGTCAGCTCCAATTGAATTATTATGTAGAGAAGATTTTCCTACTGCAGTATTTCTACCCCCTGATGTATTAAGCAATAATGAGTATTCTCCAATAGCAGTATTAAGTATTCCGGTTTCATTCGCATTAAGAGAATGGTTTCCTACTGCTGTATTACCACGCCCAACTGTATTAGATGAAAGGGAAGAACCTCCTATAGCAGTATTGCTATAACCCGATGTGTTAGCTGAAAGAGAAGTGCTCCCTATTGCTGTGTTGCTATATCCAGAAGTATTTGAACTCAAAGTTGAAATACCAAAGGATGTATTTGAATTAGTTATCTTACCTGCTAACACGTTATTACGTTTAAAAACCAAATCCTGATTATCTGTAGTGCCAATAAAATTCACTGCTGAGTTGGTACCAGAATTACCTAAAATGTTCCAAGCATCTTTACTTTCTGTTATTAATCGCAACCATTTTGAACCACCCCAGTAATAATAACCAGGTGTTACATCTAAAACAGTAGCATTGTTATAAATTAATAAACTAGTGGTAGGTGATGCTATTGTTGTATTATCTGATGTAGACGATAAACTAATTCTTGGAACTAATACACCTTTGTTTGTGCTAGTAATATCTAAGACAGAAGAAGCCTTAGGGGTTGTTGTTCCTATACCTACCTGAGCATTAATACCATATGTACATAAAAGTGCGAAAAGTAGTGTTTTTTTCATATATAGTGTTTTTTCATTAATAATAGCTCGATAAATATATTAAATTTCGTGTGAAAACACTTCAAAAAGTAAAAAAAACAGATTAAAAACACATTAAACACATAAATATAGGAAAATTCATGTAAAAAAAACCGATGAAAGGAAAAAAGTGGCAGAAATGACTTTTGATATTATTCCAGAATATAACCAATCCCCTTTTAAATCATCTATTTTAGATTCAAAAAACTTAAATTCAATCCATTAAGCTTCGGTAAGTAGTATGATGTATAGCTTTTCACCATATTTATTTAAGATACTTTTCTTATTATCATAAAAATCATTATTTAAGTAATGTACAAAAGTATAAGATGCGTTATTATACACTTATTGCCGTTGTGTGTTTCACCTCGTTAATCATAAACATACTGTGCGTACTACCAATATGGTTAATACTTGTTAGTTTATTTACCATAAACTCTCTAAAAGCTGCCATGTCTTTTACTAAAACCTTCAATAAATAATCATAATCACCACTTATGTGATAGCATTCTAAAACTTCTTCTAAATTAGCCACTTCCTTTTCAAACTTGACTACATAATTTTGAGTATGTTGCGTAAGTTTTATGTGGCAAAATGCTACAAATGATTTATTTACCTTTTCCTTTTTAATCAATGCAACATACTTATCAATAATACCTTGTTTTTCAAGTTTTTTTATCCGTTCATATACAGCAGTTACTGATAGATTTAAGGTATTAGAAAGTTCTTTATTCGTTTTTTTACTGTCCTGTTGTAATAATGTTATCAGTTTTTTATCAATAAAATCAAATTGCATAATT
The genomic region above belongs to Mariniflexile litorale and contains:
- the panB gene encoding 3-methyl-2-oxobutanoate hydroxymethyltransferase codes for the protein MSVAKKEYKRITVKTLVDMKARGEKISMLTAYDYTMAKIVDGAGIDVILVGDSASNVMAGHETTLPITLDQMIYHASSVIRAIDRALVVVDLPFGSYQSDPKEALRSAIRIMKESGGHAVKLEGGKEIKESIKRILNAGIPVMGHLGLTPQSIYKFGTYTVRAKEEQEAADLIEDAKLLERIGCFAIVLEKIPAKLAQEVAESVSIPIIGIGAGNGVDGQVLVLHDMLGMTHEFHPRFLRRYMNLYEDMTNAISQYVEDVKAVDFPNDNEQY
- a CDS encoding RluA family pseudouridine synthase, giving the protein MNNINRHQASGKNNIRELVVEKILSNKNNLQVLFEDNHIIVVNKRAGDIVQGDKTGDKPLSEVVKSYIKDKYKKPGNVYLGVVHRLDRPTTGLVIFAKTSKVLPRLNALFVSKDIDKTYWAIVKNDPPKVEDTLINWLKKNPKNNKSTAYPKEVKDSKKAILHYKILKKLDLYFLLEINLETGRHHQIRSQLSNIGCPIKGDLKYGFNRSNSDASIHLHARHITFTHPVKLEVITITAPLPNDSIWNTCNG
- a CDS encoding aldehyde dehydrogenase, translating into MDSISNIVSSQKTFFNSQKTKSVTSRLVYLNALKNEILSKEHAIYEALYKDFKKSEFETFISEFGLVISQLNLVIKNLNKWAKPQQVKSSILTFPSKDYIYKEPYGNVLVISPWNYPFLLALEPLIMAVAAGNTVVLKPSELTKHTSQILTDIIKTVFPEDYITSVQGDAHVATELLSQKWGYIFFTGSVSVGKIVAEAAAKHLTPVTLELGGKSPCIIDDTANLKLTAKRLVWGKFFNAGQTCIAPDYVIIKRHIKKEFIELLKEEITQFYGENPKESIDYPRIINTKNTLCLAKMLKDNHVIFGGTIDETDNYVAPTLIDEPALDSEVMRSEIFGPILPILTYDTEKDIESIITNFEKPLALYTFSSNKTFINHILNTYSFGGGVVNDVLIHFSNHRLPFGGVGTSGMGVYHGKHGFDTFSHDKSVIKRGTWLDPTTRYAPYKQNFGFIKKLFNFFS
- a CDS encoding histidine kinase — its product is MVQTTERLTSTASERYLLIYMISVLVIVTTLVIIFFVVFLKRKNKLLLERVKQQQAFEAEITQAQTETQEQTLKNIGWELHDNIGQLLSFASMQLSILKMQVADDVKDKFKDTSDALKESLAEVRQLSKTLNNEVVLNIGFEKSITNELNRLKKMKFTSAELKMIGDKIEFINRKHEIIIFRILQEFLSNSVKYSEAKNLNIILDYQPKQLIITATDDGKGFDINTVEKGSGLINMKSRAALVKAKLDLTSQPNKGVKLVINYPFDI
- a CDS encoding tail fiber domain-containing protein, producing the protein MKKTLLFALLCTYGINAQVGIGTTTPKASSVLDITSTNKGVLVPRISLSSTSDNTTIASPTTSLLIYNNATVLDVTPGYYYWGGSKWLRLITESKDAWNILGNSGTNSAVNFIGTTDNQDLVFKRNNVLAGKITNSNTSFGISTLSSNTSGYSNTAIGSTSLSANTSGYSNTAIGGSSLSSNTVGRGNTAVGNHSLNANETGILNTAIGEYSLLLNTSGGRNTAVGKSSLHNNSIGADNTAIGYQSLQGNTTGGFNTAMGENSLQLNTTGTHNTAVGTEALSANTTGTHNTAIGYLSLKSNTTGQQNIAIGYNASSTTTGHNNIVIGSWAQVPTATASNQVRIGNEYIFYAGVQVAWSVTSDARLKNTIENSNLGLDFINKLRPVSYYRNNNETDKLEYGFIAQELREALKNSGIKNSSIITVDDEGMLSVRYNDLMSPMVKAIQEQTEEIKVLKSENEALKLKQLAIEKELEEIKKLLLK
- a CDS encoding Lrp/AsnC family transcriptional regulator; translated protein: MQFDFIDKKLITLLQQDSKKTNKELSNTLNLSVTAVYERIKKLEKQGIIDKYVALIKKEKVNKSFVAFCHIKLTQHTQNYVVKFEKEVANLEEVLECYHISGDYDYLLKVLVKDMAAFREFMVNKLTSINHIGSTHSMFMINEVKHTTAISV